In Toxotes jaculatrix isolate fToxJac2 chromosome 11, fToxJac2.pri, whole genome shotgun sequence, a single genomic region encodes these proteins:
- the vent gene encoding ventral expressed homeobox, which produces MANFSVEWLSKSYYEETALQAKDAALHSKVHSKMEEFPKESRSQFTPTSPNNSCGYTSGSESEVGDDSEEEATQQRRMRTKFTSEQISKLENTFSKHKYLGATQRRKFAEKLNLSEAQVKTWFQNRRMKLKREVQELRPEFLSVPAALLPPVLFQHPVLRGQLPATSGFYPQLQPLHRTALPAPLQPVILPPHFY; this is translated from the exons ATGGCAAACTTCTCGGTAGAGTGGCTTTCCAAAAGTTATTACGAGGAGACGGCTCTACAGGCTAAGGATGCTGCGCTTCATTCAAAAGTCCATAGTAAAATGGAGGAATTTCCAAAGGAATCACGAAGCCAGTTCACTCCGACCTCACCAAACA ATAGTTGCGGTTACACTTCGGGGTCTGAGAGTGAGGTTGGAGATGACAGCGAGGAGGAAGCCACCCAGCAACGAAGGATGAGGACCAAGTTCACCTCCGAGCAAATCAGCAAGCTGGAGAATACCTTCAGCAAGCACAAATACCTGGGCgcgacacagaggaggaagtttGCTGAgaagctgaacctctctgaagCTCAG GTGAAAACGTGGTTCCAGAACAGGAGAATGAAGCTGAAACGGGAGGTTCAGGAGCTGCGCCCTGAGTTTCTCTCGGTCCCGGCGGCTCTGCTGCCGCCTGTGCTATTTCAGCACCCCGTCCTGAGAGGACAGCTCCCCGCCACCAGCGGCTTCTACCCGCAGCTGCAGCCGCTCCACAGGACGGCGCTCCCCGCTCCTCTGCAGCCTGTCATCCTGCCCCCACACTTCTACTGA
- the vox gene encoding ventral homeobox, whose translation MVKYFSVDWLAQSHCNTTPTEDHGASTDTAPSCRPHIPCVVQPRPPTFGKSYLQPKPKPSKPVEHTESVEISRPLDSSLCSPVHSTSCASPISEISGYSSGYESEAASSECFSVDEGSEAEKDGPQRRVRTKFTPEQINKLEKIFSKHKYLDAGERVKTAQKLNLTETQVRTWFQNRRMKLKREVQDYLAPQVPSVMFQPLPPVQYHSMAGQRPHYSAAGAAFYPLPVPHMVLQQPMAPHHPPHHMIHNPPFY comes from the exons ATGGTGAAATACTTTTCTGTGGACTGGTTGGCCCAGAGCCATTGCAACACCACGCCGACTGAGGACCACGGAGCTAGCACAGATACTGCGCCGTCTTGCAGACCCCACATTCCCTGCGTGGTGCAGCCGCGTCCCCCGACTTTTGGCAAGAGTTACCTGCAGCCAAAGCCTAAACCATCTAAGCCTGTTGAACACACGGAGTCAGTGGAGATCAGCAGGCCTCTGGACTCCAGCCTGTGCTCACCAGTGCATTCGACAAGCTGCGCCTCACCAA TTTCTGAAATCAGCGGATACTCCTCCGGGTATGAGAGCGAAGCAGCTTCCTCTGAGTGCTTCTCTGTGGACGAGGGAAGCGAGGCGGAGAAAGACGGACCGCAGCGCCGTGTACGCACAAAGTTCACCCCCGAGCAGATCAACAAACTGGAAAAGATCTTCAGCAAGCACAAATACTTGGatgcaggagagagagtgaagacagCACAGAAGCTGAACCTCACAGAAACTCAG gtcagGACCTGGTTTCAGAACAGGAGAATGAAGCTGAAACGAGAGGTGCAGGACTACCTCGCTCCCCAAGTCCCATCGGTGATGTTCCAGCCTCTTCCCCCAGTTCAGTACCACAGCATGGCCGGACAACGACCCCACTACTCCGCGGCCGGCGCGGCCTTTTACCCGCTCCCCGTGCCGCATATGGTCCTCCAGCAACCGATGGCCCCTCACCACCCTCCTCATCACATGATCCACAATCCTCCTTTCTACTGA